In Streptomyces sp. NBC_00414, a single window of DNA contains:
- a CDS encoding tyrosine-type recombinase/integrase, producing the protein MSPRKSNLESTIYFGDDGWWHGRVTMGVLPDGSPDRRHRMARTEPAVRRKVRELEKLRDEGRATKAGRKPTVGQWMETYLTDIASLKLKPRSLDDYWSKTRNDIVPGVGKHRIDKLAPEHLEQMYRAMLDAGRAPSHVVKVHRILSRALKIAHRRRMIGENVATLVDPPSIDETETNPFTQEEAKAFLEAAAKRPTFMRWIVGVGMGFRQGETLGLRWPYVDLQAELFHPRWQLQRLTWRHGCGDAHACGARLHRFEPCPPNCATHSGYKRGCPKPCTKTCVKHASICPERKGGGLAFTRPKTKKSTNPVPIPPAFIPYLLAHKAQQDALRETAGELWQEHHAVFTRPDGRPIDPRDDWEEFKELLAEAGIADRRLYDGSRHTAGTILNELGVDMPTIMEILRHTQISQTRRYVKGRSHLSKDAMRRMGDAFLPAPEQASKPVTETRTETGDRRAARALRRRRIR; encoded by the coding sequence GTGAGCCCTCGTAAGTCGAACCTGGAATCCACCATCTACTTCGGCGATGACGGCTGGTGGCACGGCCGCGTCACCATGGGCGTGCTCCCCGACGGAAGCCCCGACCGCCGCCACCGCATGGCCCGCACCGAACCCGCCGTGCGCCGCAAGGTCCGCGAACTGGAAAAGCTCCGCGACGAGGGGCGCGCGACCAAGGCAGGCCGCAAGCCCACGGTCGGACAGTGGATGGAGACCTACCTCACCGACATCGCGAGCCTGAAACTCAAGCCCCGCTCGCTGGACGACTACTGGTCCAAGACCCGCAACGACATCGTCCCCGGCGTCGGGAAGCACCGCATCGACAAGCTCGCCCCCGAGCACCTTGAGCAGATGTACCGGGCCATGCTCGATGCCGGGCGCGCTCCCTCTCACGTCGTCAAGGTGCACCGCATCCTGTCGCGCGCCCTGAAGATTGCCCACCGACGCCGGATGATCGGCGAGAACGTCGCCACCCTGGTCGACCCACCCAGCATCGACGAGACGGAGACGAACCCGTTCACCCAGGAAGAGGCGAAAGCCTTCCTGGAGGCGGCGGCCAAGCGGCCCACGTTCATGCGGTGGATCGTCGGGGTCGGCATGGGGTTCCGGCAGGGCGAGACCCTGGGACTGCGGTGGCCCTACGTCGACCTACAGGCCGAGTTGTTCCATCCCCGGTGGCAGCTCCAGCGGCTCACGTGGCGGCATGGCTGCGGTGACGCGCACGCCTGCGGGGCGCGCCTGCACCGCTTCGAGCCCTGCCCGCCGAACTGCGCCACCCACAGCGGCTACAAGCGTGGTTGTCCGAAGCCGTGCACCAAGACGTGCGTCAAGCACGCGAGTATCTGCCCCGAGCGCAAGGGCGGAGGTCTGGCCTTCACTCGCCCCAAGACCAAGAAGAGTACGAACCCGGTGCCGATCCCGCCCGCGTTCATCCCCTACCTGCTCGCGCATAAGGCACAGCAGGATGCACTCCGAGAGACGGCCGGCGAACTCTGGCAGGAACACCACGCCGTGTTCACCCGCCCCGACGGTCGCCCGATCGACCCCCGGGACGACTGGGAGGAGTTCAAGGAGCTACTGGCAGAAGCGGGCATCGCTGACCGCCGCCTCTACGACGGAAGCCGTCACACGGCGGGCACGATCCTGAATGAGCTGGGGGTGGACATGCCAACCATCATGGAGATCCTGCGGCACACCCAGATCAGCCAGACCCGCCGCTACGTCAAGGGCCGCTCGCACCTCTCGAAGGACGCCATGCGCCGCATGGGAGACGCCTTCCTGCCTGCCCCCGAACAGGCGTCGAAGCCCGTGACTGAGACTAGAACTGAGACTGGGGACCGCCGGGCTGCCCGTGCTCTCCGGCGTCGCCGTATCCGCTAA
- the tmk gene encoding dTMP kinase codes for MTRAEQPTAHTSAPDDALVADSRERAVRALLRVPQLRRLWSAQLVSGVGDALALLVLVLLALQAAVSDGSFGGGYRGVALAVAAVFGARILATLLFGAVLLGPLSTLTAQDGPLDRRWTMVGADGVRAVLLIIAPLWIDWTPENALAVLLVTAFVIGVAERFWTVCRESAAPALLPAPPLEGATVRPLPDHMDALRRLSLRTGFVAAPLAAAALVVAGLLNNLLGAGLAWFDQHQAALASYVSAGLFAASLSVLTFLELPDVRTPRARSPLEGLRRPRTGSGIDKGRTGAIALLVLACAAVAGAVAAAVAVAVLHAKDLGGGPVTYGLLVLAVTGGVVVGIRSAAKLLPSLSRRRLLALAIAFTGIALLAAGLVPDVTTVLLIVGLAGIGAGVAANTGHALLDQEAEDYRRARTTEHLHAVVRVFVAVGVLVAPLVAAAIGPHRLENGKFVFAHGGAAFTLMLVGALLLPVAALVLAKADDRSGVPLRHDLRDALRGGDDPVQAPTDAGFFIALEGGDGAGKSTQAEALAEWIRAKGHEVVVTREPGATPVGKRLRSILLDVSSAGLSHRAEALLYAADRAEHVDTVVRPALERGAVVVSDRYIDSSVAYQGAGRDLSPTEVSRINRWATDGLVPHLTVLLDVAPETARERFTEAPDRLESEPAEFHARVRSGFLTLAAAAPARYLVVDAGQEPEAVTTVIRHRLDVVLPLSEAEIEAKEEARKAAEEEARRKAEEEAARKAEEERLERERQEQLARLRAEEEERKRLELEEAQRREAERQAEEARQRAEAARVRAEQEQARQLAEEKARAAEEERRRKQAEEEARLRAEAEERRLEKQRKAEEALVRAEEARRAAEAASAAAATAAAAASAASAAPGPGTGAGSGVGGGAAGSAGASGAGGASGRAAERAAGRAAGRAAGRTSGGSGSGSAVDGPDNESTVQTPLVTPTNASGGPVDETAVLPPVPPRDAGPAGDETAVLPQVPQPPQTPQPSQTPQYRRAPQGAADETAVLPPVRPEPAADETAVLPPVRDDRGPSGGAGRGGGGRDAGERGSGPEDRVPPGYFREDRQGEQQRERPGTGASDGGTHELPQVDEEGRPRRRPRSDWAEETPLDDLPTLADELLGPRDDDERDGPRDDERGEGRGRRRR; via the coding sequence ATGACGCGAGCCGAGCAGCCAACGGCCCACACTTCGGCCCCCGACGACGCCCTGGTCGCGGACTCACGGGAGCGAGCCGTCCGGGCGCTGCTGCGCGTACCGCAACTGAGGCGGTTGTGGAGCGCCCAGCTGGTGAGTGGCGTCGGCGACGCCCTCGCCCTGCTGGTCCTGGTCCTGCTCGCCCTCCAGGCGGCAGTGTCCGACGGCTCCTTCGGCGGCGGCTACCGCGGAGTGGCCCTCGCCGTGGCGGCGGTCTTCGGAGCGCGCATCCTCGCGACGCTGCTCTTCGGGGCGGTGCTGCTCGGTCCGCTCTCCACGCTCACCGCCCAGGACGGTCCGCTGGACCGCCGCTGGACCATGGTCGGCGCGGACGGCGTACGGGCCGTACTGCTGATCATCGCGCCCCTGTGGATCGACTGGACCCCCGAGAACGCGCTGGCCGTGCTGCTCGTGACGGCGTTCGTGATCGGGGTCGCCGAGCGCTTCTGGACGGTGTGCCGCGAGAGCGCGGCGCCCGCGCTGCTGCCCGCCCCGCCCCTGGAGGGCGCGACGGTACGGCCGCTGCCGGACCACATGGACGCCCTGCGGCGCCTCTCCCTGCGTACGGGATTCGTCGCGGCGCCCCTCGCGGCGGCGGCCCTCGTCGTCGCCGGGCTCCTCAACAACCTGCTGGGCGCCGGACTCGCGTGGTTCGACCAGCACCAGGCGGCGCTCGCCTCGTACGTCTCCGCGGGCCTGTTCGCCGCGTCCCTGTCGGTGCTCACCTTCCTCGAACTGCCCGACGTGCGGACCCCCCGCGCGAGGTCGCCGCTCGAAGGACTGCGCCGCCCCAGGACGGGTTCGGGCATCGACAAGGGCCGCACGGGGGCCATCGCGCTCCTGGTGCTCGCCTGCGCGGCCGTCGCCGGGGCCGTCGCGGCCGCCGTCGCGGTGGCCGTGCTGCACGCCAAGGACCTGGGCGGCGGCCCGGTGACGTACGGGCTGCTGGTGCTCGCGGTGACCGGCGGTGTCGTGGTCGGCATCCGCAGCGCCGCCAAGCTGCTGCCGTCGTTGTCGCGCCGGCGGCTGCTCGCCCTGGCGATCGCCTTCACGGGCATCGCGCTGCTCGCCGCCGGACTCGTCCCCGACGTCACCACCGTGCTCCTGATCGTCGGCCTCGCGGGCATCGGCGCGGGTGTCGCCGCGAACACCGGCCACGCCCTGCTCGACCAGGAGGCAGAGGACTACCGCCGCGCGCGTACGACGGAACACCTGCACGCGGTCGTACGGGTCTTCGTGGCCGTGGGCGTCCTGGTGGCGCCGCTGGTGGCCGCCGCCATCGGTCCGCACCGCCTGGAGAACGGCAAGTTCGTGTTCGCGCACGGCGGCGCCGCCTTCACTCTGATGCTGGTCGGCGCGCTGTTGCTGCCCGTCGCCGCGCTGGTCCTCGCCAAGGCCGACGACCGCTCCGGAGTGCCCCTGCGGCACGACCTGCGGGACGCGCTGCGCGGCGGGGACGACCCGGTGCAGGCGCCCACCGACGCCGGGTTCTTCATCGCCCTGGAGGGCGGTGACGGGGCCGGCAAGTCGACCCAGGCCGAGGCCCTCGCGGAGTGGATCCGTGCCAAGGGACACGAGGTCGTGGTGACCCGCGAACCGGGCGCCACCCCCGTGGGCAAGCGGCTGCGGTCGATCCTGCTCGACGTGTCGTCGGCCGGCCTCTCGCATCGCGCGGAGGCCCTGTTGTACGCCGCCGACCGCGCGGAGCACGTGGACACCGTGGTGCGGCCCGCTCTGGAACGGGGCGCGGTCGTGGTCTCGGACCGGTACATCGACTCCTCGGTGGCCTACCAGGGAGCGGGACGCGATCTGTCCCCCACCGAGGTCTCCCGCATCAACCGCTGGGCCACGGACGGGCTCGTACCGCATCTGACGGTGCTGCTGGACGTGGCGCCGGAGACCGCGCGCGAGCGGTTCACCGAGGCGCCGGACCGGCTGGAGTCGGAGCCCGCCGAGTTCCACGCGCGCGTGCGGTCCGGTTTCCTGACGCTGGCCGCCGCCGCTCCCGCCCGGTACCTGGTCGTCGACGCCGGGCAGGAGCCCGAAGCCGTCACGACCGTGATCCGGCACCGGCTGGACGTGGTGCTGCCGCTCTCCGAGGCCGAGATCGAGGCCAAGGAGGAGGCCCGTAAGGCGGCCGAGGAAGAGGCCCGCCGCAAGGCCGAGGAAGAGGCCGCCCGCAAGGCCGAGGAGGAGCGGCTGGAGCGCGAGCGCCAGGAACAGCTCGCCCGGCTGCGCGCGGAGGAGGAAGAGCGCAAGCGGCTCGAACTGGAAGAGGCGCAGCGGCGCGAGGCCGAGCGGCAGGCCGAGGAGGCCCGTCAGCGGGCCGAGGCCGCGCGCGTGCGTGCCGAGCAGGAACAGGCACGGCAGCTCGCGGAGGAGAAGGCCCGCGCGGCCGAGGAGGAGCGCCGGCGCAAGCAGGCCGAGGAGGAGGCGCGGCTGCGGGCCGAGGCCGAGGAGCGGCGCCTGGAGAAGCAGCGGAAGGCCGAGGAGGCGCTGGTCCGGGCCGAGGAGGCGCGCAGGGCGGCGGAGGCCGCGAGTGCCGCCGCCGCTACCGCTGCCGCCGCTGCTTCGGCGGCGTCCGCGGCTCCCGGCCCGGGTACGGGTGCGGGGTCCGGGGTTGGCGGCGGGGCCGCTGGTTCCGCGGGGGCCTCCGGGGCCGGTGGGGCTTCCGGGCGGGCCGCCGAGCGAGCCGCTGGACGGGCCGCCGGGCGTGCTGCCGGGCGGACTTCAGGAGGGTCCGGTTCCGGTTCGGCGGTGGACGGCCCCGACAACGAGAGCACGGTGCAGACGCCTCTGGTGACGCCCACGAACGCGTCCGGGGGTCCGGTCGACGAGACGGCCGTCCTGCCTCCGGTGCCGCCGCGGGACGCCGGTCCTGCGGGCGACGAGACGGCTGTGCTGCCCCAGGTTCCACAGCCTCCGCAGACCCCGCAGCCGTCGCAGACCCCGCAGTATCGGCGGGCCCCGCAGGGAGCCGCCGACGAGACCGCGGTGCTGCCTCCGGTCCGTCCGGAGCCCGCCGCGGACGAGACCGCTGTCCTGCCTCCCGTACGGGACGACCGTGGCCCCAGTGGCGGCGCGGGCCGTGGTGGCGGTGGCCGTGATGCCGGTGAGCGGGGGAGCGGGCCCGAGGACCGGGTGCCCCCCGGGTACTTCCGTGAGGATCGGCAGGGGGAGCAGCAGAGGGAGCGGCCGGGAACCGGAGCCTCCGACGGCGGCACCCACGAGCTGCCCCAGGTCGACGAGGAGGGCAGGCCCCGGCGGCGCCCCCGTTCGGACTGGGCGGAGGAGACCCCGCTGGACGATCTGCCGACGCTGGCCGACGAGCTGCTGGGCCCGCGCGACGACGACGAGCGGGACGGGCCGCGGGACGACGAGCGGGGCGAAGGGCGCGGGCGCCGGCGACGCTGA
- a CDS encoding DNA polymerase III subunit delta' — translation MTVWDDLVGQEKVSDQLAAAARDADALVTAVSTGAPQPEASKMTHAWLFTGPPGSGRSTTARAFAAALQCTSPDRALGGIPGCGFCDGCHTSLIGTHADVQIIRTDLLSIGVKETRDLVRRAQLSPAVGRWQVIVMEDADRLTEGAGNVLLKAVEEPAPRTVWLLCAPSLEDVLPTIRSRCRHLTLRTPSVAAVADVLVRRDGIEPDVAAAVARATQGHIGRARRLATDERARARRAAVLKLPLRVDDVGACLKAAQELIDAASEDAKQVAEETDVKETEDMKAALGAGQGGRMPRGTAGVMKELEDKQKRRKTRTQRDSLDLALIDLTAFYRDVLALQFGTNLALANTEMQDTLDRLARGSSPETTLRRIDAIAACRVALDRNVAPLLAVEAMTMALRAG, via the coding sequence ATGACCGTATGGGACGACCTGGTGGGCCAGGAGAAGGTGAGCGATCAGCTCGCGGCCGCCGCGCGGGACGCCGACGCCCTGGTCACCGCGGTCTCGACCGGCGCCCCGCAGCCCGAGGCCTCGAAGATGACGCACGCGTGGCTCTTCACGGGACCGCCTGGTTCGGGCCGTTCCACCACGGCGCGCGCCTTCGCGGCGGCCCTGCAGTGCACGAGCCCCGACCGCGCCCTCGGCGGGATCCCGGGCTGCGGATTCTGCGACGGCTGCCACACGAGCCTGATCGGTACGCACGCGGACGTGCAGATCATCCGCACCGACCTCCTCTCCATCGGTGTGAAGGAGACCCGTGACCTGGTCCGCCGCGCCCAGCTGTCCCCCGCGGTCGGCCGTTGGCAGGTCATCGTCATGGAGGACGCCGACCGTCTGACCGAGGGCGCCGGCAACGTGCTCCTGAAGGCCGTGGAGGAGCCCGCCCCCCGTACGGTCTGGCTCCTGTGCGCGCCCTCTTTGGAGGACGTGCTGCCCACGATCCGCTCCCGGTGCCGCCACCTCACGCTCCGGACGCCCTCGGTGGCCGCGGTCGCCGACGTGCTCGTACGCCGCGACGGCATCGAGCCGGACGTGGCGGCGGCCGTGGCCCGCGCCACCCAGGGCCACATCGGGCGCGCCCGGCGCCTCGCCACGGACGAGCGGGCCCGCGCGCGCCGCGCCGCCGTCCTCAAGCTGCCGCTGCGTGTCGACGACGTGGGCGCCTGTCTCAAGGCCGCCCAGGAGCTGATCGACGCGGCCTCAGAGGACGCCAAGCAGGTCGCCGAGGAGACCGACGTCAAGGAGACCGAGGACATGAAGGCGGCCCTCGGCGCGGGGCAGGGCGGCCGTATGCCGCGCGGCACCGCGGGCGTGATGAAGGAGCTGGAGGACAAGCAGAAGCGCCGCAAGACGCGTACGCAGCGCGACAGCCTGGACCTGGCCCTGATCGACCTCACGGCTTTCTACCGCGACGTGCTGGCCCTGCAGTTCGGCACGAATCTCGCCCTCGCCAACACGGAGATGCAGGACACGCTGGACCGGCTGGCCCGGGGCTCGTCACCCGAGACCACCCTGCGCCGGATAGACGCGATCGCCGCCTGCCGCGTGGCCCTGGACCGGAACGTGGCGCCACTGCTGGCGGTGGAGGCCATGACGATGGCGTTGCGGGCGGGCTGA
- a CDS encoding alpha/beta hydrolase, which yields MDIRRRPRTSRAHRSLRAYGTLFAVAGLLVSACSAGSSTSSASPAGSVALRALPEATPSALAPYYGQRPNWRACGVAGFECSTLKAPLDYAEPAKGDIKLAVARKKATGPGKRLGSLLVNPGGPGGSAVDYLQAYAGIGYPATVRAHYDMVAVDPRGVARSEPVECLTGRRMDAYTQTDTTPDDARETNELVDAYKEFAAACGQRSANVLGHVSTVEAARDMDLVRAALGDGKLTYVGASYGTFLGATYAGLYPERVGRLVLDGAMDPSLPARKLNQDQTAGFETAFRSFAKDCVGESDCPLGGKGTSPEQVGKNLKAFFRQLDSAPIDAGDADGRKLGESLATTGVIAAMYDEGAWPQLREALTTAMKDKDGAGLLVLSDSYYEREADGTYANLMSANAAVNCLDLPAAFSSPEEVEKGVPDFEKASPVFGEGLAWASLNCAYWPVKPTGEPHRIEAKGAAPIVVVGTVRDPATPYAWAESLATQLASGTLLTYDGDGHTAYGRGSACIDSAINRYLVEGTPPKDGKRCSAT from the coding sequence ATGGACATCAGGCGCCGGCCCAGGACATCCCGGGCCCACCGATCCCTCCGCGCGTACGGCACCCTGTTCGCCGTCGCCGGACTCCTCGTCTCCGCCTGCTCCGCGGGGAGTTCGACGAGCTCCGCGAGCCCGGCCGGATCGGTGGCGCTGCGCGCGCTGCCCGAGGCCACCCCGTCCGCGCTGGCCCCGTACTACGGGCAGCGGCCGAACTGGCGGGCCTGTGGTGTCGCCGGCTTCGAGTGCAGCACCCTGAAGGCCCCACTCGACTACGCCGAGCCGGCCAAGGGCGACATCAAGCTGGCCGTGGCCCGCAAGAAGGCCACGGGGCCGGGCAAGCGGCTCGGCTCGCTGCTGGTCAACCCGGGAGGGCCGGGCGGATCGGCGGTCGACTACCTCCAGGCGTACGCCGGGATCGGCTACCCGGCGACGGTGCGCGCCCACTACGACATGGTGGCGGTGGACCCGCGGGGCGTCGCCCGCAGCGAGCCCGTCGAATGCCTCACCGGGCGGCGGATGGACGCGTACACGCAGACGGACACGACCCCCGACGACGCGCGCGAGACCAATGAACTGGTCGACGCCTACAAGGAGTTCGCGGCGGCCTGCGGACAGCGCTCGGCGAACGTGCTGGGCCATGTGTCCACGGTCGAGGCGGCCCGTGACATGGACCTCGTACGGGCCGCGCTGGGCGACGGGAAGCTGACGTACGTGGGTGCCTCGTACGGCACGTTCCTCGGGGCGACCTACGCGGGCCTGTACCCGGAGCGGGTCGGCCGGCTGGTCCTGGACGGCGCGATGGACCCGTCCCTGCCCGCGCGGAAGCTCAACCAGGACCAGACGGCCGGTTTCGAGACGGCCTTCCGGTCCTTCGCGAAGGACTGCGTGGGCGAGTCCGACTGCCCGCTGGGCGGGAAGGGCACGTCGCCGGAGCAGGTCGGCAAGAACCTGAAGGCCTTCTTCCGGCAGCTGGACTCCGCTCCCATCGACGCGGGCGACGCGGACGGCCGCAAGCTGGGCGAGTCGCTGGCCACGACCGGCGTCATCGCCGCGATGTACGACGAGGGGGCCTGGCCGCAACTGCGCGAGGCCCTCACCACGGCCATGAAGGACAAGGACGGCGCGGGCCTGCTCGTCCTGTCGGACAGCTACTACGAGCGGGAGGCGGACGGCACGTACGCCAACCTGATGTCCGCCAACGCGGCGGTCAACTGCCTGGACCTGCCCGCCGCCTTCTCCTCCCCCGAGGAGGTCGAGAAGGGCGTCCCCGACTTCGAGAAGGCCTCCCCGGTCTTCGGCGAGGGCCTCGCCTGGGCCTCGCTGAACTGCGCCTACTGGCCGGTGAAGCCGACCGGTGAACCCCACCGCATCGAGGCGAAGGGCGCCGCGCCCATCGTCGTCGTGGGCACCGTCCGGGACCCCGCGACCCCCTACGCCTGGGCGGAGTCCCTCGCCACCCAGCTCGCCTCCGGGACGCTCCTCACCTACGACGGTGACGGCCACACGGCGTACGGGCGCGGGAGCGCCTGCATCGACTCCGCGATCAACCGCTACCTCGTCGAAGGCACCCCTCCGAAGGACGGAAAGCGCTGCTCGGCGACCTGA
- a CDS encoding DUF3631 domain-containing protein has protein sequence MTDPIDGAALLNEVEAFHRRFNVFPTEAAYVAVTLWDAHAHLLDAFDSTPRLAFLSPEPGSGKSRALEVVETLVPRSMAAVDASASALFRSVSGIDGGRPTILFDEIDTIFGPKAGENEQLRGFINAGHTRGRVMYRCVGDGSNQQVQGFPSYCAVAVAGLGSLPDTIMTRSVIVRMRRRARNEKVEQFRTRIHVREGNQLRDRLAKWAETIQDQVTDAFPEMPDGVADRPADVWEPLLAIADAVGGPWPERAREACLTMVKASRANDKGSIGIRLLTDLRDQVLTGIDRLPTVAILDRLNALDDAPWADFNGKPLDSRKLSKMLSEYVTADGDPVGSRNIKTGGGGVLKGYYATDLHDAWQRYCPPPPSNPLPPLPGTENTV, from the coding sequence ATGACCGACCCTATCGACGGCGCCGCACTGCTCAACGAGGTAGAAGCCTTCCACCGGCGCTTCAACGTCTTCCCCACCGAAGCCGCCTACGTCGCCGTCACGTTGTGGGACGCGCACGCCCACCTTCTCGACGCGTTCGACTCCACCCCCCGCCTCGCCTTCCTCTCACCCGAACCGGGATCGGGGAAGTCCCGGGCACTGGAAGTGGTGGAAACCCTCGTACCCCGGTCAATGGCCGCAGTCGACGCGTCCGCGTCCGCGCTGTTCCGCTCCGTCTCCGGCATCGACGGCGGCCGGCCCACGATCCTCTTCGACGAAATCGACACGATCTTCGGCCCGAAAGCCGGAGAGAACGAACAGCTCCGCGGGTTCATCAACGCCGGCCACACCCGCGGACGCGTCATGTACCGGTGCGTCGGAGACGGCTCCAACCAGCAAGTACAGGGCTTCCCCTCGTACTGCGCCGTCGCCGTCGCCGGACTCGGCTCCCTGCCCGACACGATCATGACCCGGTCCGTCATCGTCCGCATGCGCCGCCGGGCCCGCAACGAGAAAGTCGAACAGTTCCGCACCCGCATCCACGTGCGGGAAGGCAACCAACTCCGGGACCGGCTCGCCAAGTGGGCCGAAACCATCCAGGACCAGGTCACCGACGCCTTCCCCGAGATGCCCGACGGAGTGGCCGACCGGCCCGCGGACGTGTGGGAACCCCTGCTCGCCATCGCCGACGCAGTCGGCGGACCGTGGCCGGAACGGGCCCGGGAAGCCTGCCTGACCATGGTCAAAGCCTCCCGCGCCAACGACAAGGGCAGCATCGGCATACGGCTCCTGACCGATCTCCGGGACCAGGTCCTGACCGGGATCGACCGACTGCCCACCGTCGCCATCCTCGACCGCCTCAACGCCCTCGACGATGCCCCGTGGGCCGACTTCAACGGCAAGCCGCTCGACTCCCGCAAGCTCTCCAAAATGCTCAGCGAGTACGTCACCGCGGACGGAGACCCGGTCGGCTCCCGCAACATCAAAACCGGCGGAGGCGGGGTCCTCAAGGGCTACTACGCCACCGATCTACACGACGCCTGGCAGCGCTACTGCCCCCCACCCCCGTCAAATCCGCTACCTCCGCTACCCGGCACCGAAAACACCGTCTGA
- a CDS encoding helix-turn-helix domain-containing protein, with the protein MSTALAPTEQLLYTAEEAATVLRLGRSTVYELMAAGELRFVKRGRSRRIKRSALEAFVDSLEPQPV; encoded by the coding sequence ATGAGCACCGCCCTCGCGCCTACCGAGCAACTGCTCTACACCGCGGAGGAAGCCGCAACGGTCCTCCGCTTGGGCCGTTCCACCGTCTACGAACTGATGGCCGCCGGCGAGCTGCGGTTCGTCAAGCGCGGCCGTTCCCGCCGGATCAAGCGAAGCGCCCTCGAAGCATTCGTGGACAGCCTCGAACCGCAGCCCGTCTGA